The Solanum lycopersicum chromosome 6, SLM_r2.1 genome has a window encoding:
- the Mi-1C gene encoding NBS-LRR resistance protein-like protein: protein MEKRKDNEEANNSLVLFSALSKDIADVLVFLENEENQKSLDKDEVENLKLKMAFICTYVQLSYSDFEQFEDIMTRKRQQVENLLQSLLDDDVLTSLTSNMDDCISLYHRSYKSDAIMMDEQLDFLLLNLYHLSKHHAEKIFPGVTQYEVLQNVCGNLRDFHGLIVNGCIKHEMVENVLPLFQLMAERVGHFLWEDKTDEDSDEDDQNDRDSRLFQLTHLLLKIVPTELEVMHICYTNLKASTSAEVGRFIKKLLETSPDILREYIIQLQEHMITVIRPSTSGARNIHVMMEFLLLILSDMPKDFIHHDKLFDLLAHVGVLTREVSTLVRDLEEKLRNKEGNNQTNCATLDLLENIELLKKDLKHVYLKAPDSSQCCFPMSDGPLFMHLLHMHLNDLLDSNAYSISLIKEEIELVKQDLEFIRSFFVDAEQGLYKDIWARVLDVAYEAKDVIDSIIVRDNGLLHLIFSLPITIKKIKLIKEEISALDESIPKDRGLIAVNSPKKPVERKSLTTNKIIVGFEEETNLILRKLTSGPADLDVISITGMPGSGKTTLAYKVYNDKSVSSHFDLRAWCTVDQGCDEKKLLNKIFNQVSDSDSKLSENIDVPDKLRKQLYGKRYLIVLDDVWETTTWDEVTRPFPEAKKGSRIILTTREKEVALHGKLYTDPLDLRLLRPDESWELLEKRAFGDESCPDELLDVGKEIAENCKGLPLVADLIAGVIAGREKKRSVWLEVQSSLSSFILNSEVEVMKVIELSYDHLPHHLKPCLLYFASFPKDTSLTIYEFNVYLGAEGFVGKAEMNSMEEVVKIYMDDLISSSLVICFNEIGDALNFQIHDLVHDFCLIKARKENLFDQIRSSAPTDLLPRQITIDYDDDEEHFGLNFVIFDSNKKRHSGKHIYSLRIFGDELDDSLFDTFHLRHLRLLRVLVLDTSFIMVNDSLLNEICMLNHLRYLRIGTQVKYLPLSFSNLWNLELLWVENKESTLILLPRIWDLVKLRVLFADACSFFDMDADESILIAEDTKLEKLRILGELLISYSKDTKNIFKRFPNLQMLQFELKESWDYSTEQHWFPKLDCLTELEILNVGFKSSNTNHSGSSVKTNRPWDFHFPSNLKQLSLHDFPLTSDSLSTIARLPNLEELSLYDAIIQGEEWNMGEEDTFENLKFLNLRLATLSKWEVGEESFPNLEKLKLQGCRKLEEIPPSFGDIYSLKVIKIVKSPQLEDSALKIKEYAEDMRGGSELQILGQKNIPLFK from the exons ATGGAAAAACGAAAAGATAATGAAGAAGCAAACAACTCATTG GTGTTATTTTCTGCTCTTAGCAAGGACATTGCCGATGTTCTGGTTTTCCTAGAGAATGAGGAAAATCAAAAATCTCTTGACAAAGATGAAgttgaaaatctaaaattgaaaATGGCATTTATTTGTACATATGTTCAGCTTTCTTATTCCGATTTTGAGCAGTTTGAAGATATAATGACGAGAAAAAGACAACAGGTTGAGAATCTGCTTCAATCACTTTTGGATGATGATGTCCTTACTAGCCTCACCAGTAATATGGATGACTGTATCAGCTTGTATCATCGTTCTTATAAATCAGATGCCATCATGATGGATGAGCAATTGGACTTCCTCCTCTTGAATCTGTATCATCTATCCAAGCATCACGCTGAAAAGATATTTCCTGGAGTGACTCAATATGAAGTTCTTCAGAATGTATGTGGCAACCTAAGAGATTTCCATGGGTTGATAGTGAATGGTTGCATTAAGCATGAGATGGTTGAGAATGTCTTACCTCTGTTTCAACTGATGGCTGAAAGAGTAGGACACTTCCTTTGGGAGGATAAGACTGATGAAGACTCGGATGAGGATGATCAGAATGATAGAGACTCTCGACTCTTCCAGCTAACACATCTACTCTTGAAGATTGTTCCAACTGAACTGGAGGTTATGCACATATGTTATACAAATTTGAAAGCTTCAACTTCAGCAGAAGTTGGACGCTTCATTAAGAAGCTCCTGGAAACCTCACCGGATATTCTCAGAGAATATATCATTCAACTACAAGAGCATATGATAACTGTTATTCGCCCTAGCACTTCAGGGGCTCGAAACATTCATGTCATGATGGAATTCCTATTACTTATTCTTTCTGATATGCCCAAGGACTTTATTCATCATGACAAACTTTTTGATCTCTTGGCTCATGTCGGAGTACTTACCAGGGAGGTATCAACTCTTGTACGTGACTTGGAAGAGaaattaaggaataaagagggtAATAACCAAACAAATTGTGCAACCCTAGACTTGCTGGAAAATATTGAACTCCTCAAGAAAGATCTCAAACATGTTTATCTGAAAGCCCCGGATTCATCTCAATGTTGCTTCCCCATGAGTGATGGACCACTCTTCATGCATCTTTTACACATGCACTTAAATGATTTGCTAGATTCTAATGCTTATTCAATTTCTTTGATAAAGGAAGAAATCGAGTTGGTGAAACAAGACCTGGAATTCATAAGATCATTCTTTGTGGATGCTGAGCAAGGATTGTATAAAGATATCTGGGCACGTGTCCTAGATGTGGCTTATGAGGCAAAAGATGTCATAGATTCAATTATTGTTCGAGATAATGGTCTCTTACATCTTATTTTCTCACTTCCCATTACCATAAAGAAGATCAAACTTATCAAAGAAGAGATCTCTGCTTTAGATGAGAGCATTCCCAAGGACAGAGGTCTAATCGCTGTGAACTCTCCCAAGAAACCAGTTGAGAGAAAGTCATTgacaactaataaaataattgtagGTTTTGAGGAGGAGACGAACTTGATACTTAGAAAGCTCACCAGTGGACCGGCAGATCTAGATGTCATTTCGATCACTGGTATGCCGGGTTCAGGTAAAACTACTTTggcatacaaagtatacaatgATAAGTCAGTTTCTAGCCATTTCGACCTTCGTGCATGGTGCACGGTCGACCAAGGATGTGATGAGAAGAAGTTgttgaataaaattttcaatcaagTTAGTGACTCAGATTCAAAATTGAGTGAGAATATTGATGTTCCTGATAAGCTACGGAAACAACTGTATGGAAAGAGGTATCTTATTGTCTTAGATGACGTGTGGGAGACTACTACATGGGATGAGGTGACAAGACCTTTTCCTGAAGCTAAGAAAGGAAGTAGAATTATTTTGACAACTCGAGAAAAGGAAGTAGCTTTGCATGGAAAGCTCTACACTGATCCTCTTGACCTTCGATTGCTAAGACCTGATGAAAGTTGGGAATTATTAGAGAAAAGGGCATTTGGGGACGAGAGTTGCCCTGATGAACTATTAGATGTCGGTAAAGAAATTGCCGAAAATTGTAAAGGGCTTCCTTTGGTGGCTGATCTGATTGCTGGAGTCATTGCTGGGAGGGAAAAGAAAAGGAGTGTGTGGCTTGAAGTTCAAAGTAGTTTGAGTTCTTTTATTTTGAACAGTGAAGTGGAAGTGATGAAAGTTATAGAATTAAGTTATGACCATTTACCACATCACCTCAAGCCATGCTTGCTGTATTTTGCAAGTTTTCCGAAGGACACTTCATTGACAATCTATGAGTTTAATGTTTATTTGGGTGCTGAAGGATTTGTGGGAAAGGCGGAGATGAACAGTATGGAAGAAGTGGTGAAGATTTATATGGATGATTTAATTTCCAGTAGCTTGGTAATTTGTTTCAATGAGATAGGTGATGCACTGAATTTCCAAATTCATGATCTTGTGCATGACTTTTGTTTGATAAAAGCAAGAAAGGAAAATTTGTTTGATCAGATAAGATCAAGTGCTCCAACAGATTTGTTGCCTCGTCAAATTACcattgattatgatgatgatgaggagcACTTTGGgcttaattttgtcatttttgattCAAATAAGAAAAGGCATTCTGGTAAACACATCTATTCTTTGAGGATTTTTGGAGACGAGCTGGATGACAGTCTTTTTGATACATTTCACCTAAGACACTTGAGGCTTCTTAGAGTGTTGGTCCTGGATACCTCTTTTATCATGGTGAACGATTCTTTGCTGAATGAAATATGCATGTTGAATCATTTGAGGTACTTAAGAATTGGGACACAAGTTAAATATCTGCCTTTGTCTTTCTCAAACCTCTGGAATCTAGAATTATTGTGGGTTGAAAACAAAGAATCAACCTTGATACTATTACCAAGAATTTGGGATCTTGTAAAGCTGCGAGTGCTGTTCGCGGATGCTTGTTCTTTCTTTGATATGGATGCAGATGAATCAATATTGATAGCAGAGGACACAAAGTTAGAGAAGTTGAGAATATTAGGGGAACTGTTGATTTCCTATTCGAAAGATACaaagaatattttcaaaagGTTTCCCAATCTTCAGATGCTTCAGTTTGAACTCAAGGAGTCATGGGATTATTCAACAGAGCAACATTGGTTCCCGAAATTGGATTGCCTAACTGAACTAGAAATACTCAATGTAGGTTTTAAAAGTTCAAACACAAACCACAGTGGGTCCTCTGTAAAGACAAATCGGCCGTGGGATTTTCACTTTCCTTCAAATTTGAAACAACTGTCATTGCATGACTTTCCTCTGACATCCGATTCACTATCAACAATAGCGAGACTGCCCAACCTTGAAGAGTTGTCCCTTTATGATGCAATCATCCAGGGAGAAGAATGGAACATGGGGGAGGAAGACACCTTTGAGAATCTCAAATTTTTGAACTTGCGTCTAGCGACTCTTTCCAAGTGGGAGGTTGGAGAGGAATCCTTCCCCAATCTTGAGAAGTTAAAACTGCAGGGATGTCGTAAGCTTGAGGAGATTCCACCTAGTTTTGGAGATATTTATTCATTGAAAGTTATCAAAATTGTAAAGAGTCCTCAACTTGAAGATTCTGCTCTCAAGATTAAGGAATACGCTGAAGATATGAGAGGAGGGAGCGAGCTTCAGATCCTTGGCCAGAAGAATATCCCCTTATTTAAGTAG